The proteins below come from a single Salinivibrio kushneri genomic window:
- a CDS encoding FAD-dependent 2-octaprenylphenol hydroxylase — protein sequence MKMINVDVAIVGGGMVGLTLAASLADTDLRVLVIEGKAPDTTFSDVPENRVSALSRASENILRTLEVWPGIVSRRAASYQQMRVWEKDSFADIHFDAQAFGQQNLGHIVENRVIQLALLDKVQKQDNVTVLMPEQCQSMLQGESETWLQLASGGGVTAKLVVGADGARSWVREHAQLPLVQRDYGHHAVVATVRTAEPHQGVARQVFTPDGPLAFLPLSDPHLCSIVWSIPPEQARDYVAMASEPFNRALTAAFDAKLGLCEVVGPRASYPLTMRYAQNFAAERLALVGDAAHTIHPLAGQGVNLGMLDAAALAQTLAALSAKGKDIGHYAGLRHYERWRKAEAVQMIAAMQGFRSLFAGDNPMKKLIRGLGMRAVNHLPGAKQPFMARALGLEGDLPELAKPATRTATFS from the coding sequence ATGAAAATGATCAACGTTGATGTGGCGATTGTCGGTGGCGGTATGGTAGGCCTGACACTGGCCGCCTCGTTAGCCGATACCGATTTACGGGTGTTGGTGATAGAAGGCAAAGCGCCCGATACGACCTTCAGTGATGTCCCTGAAAACCGGGTATCTGCATTGAGCCGCGCCAGTGAAAACATACTTCGTACCCTTGAGGTATGGCCCGGCATTGTGTCTCGCCGCGCCGCCAGCTACCAGCAAATGCGGGTGTGGGAGAAAGACAGTTTTGCTGATATTCACTTTGATGCACAAGCGTTTGGGCAGCAGAACCTTGGTCATATCGTTGAAAACCGTGTGATCCAGTTGGCTTTGCTCGATAAAGTGCAAAAGCAGGACAATGTGACCGTGCTGATGCCGGAGCAATGTCAATCCATGCTACAAGGTGAGAGTGAAACCTGGTTGCAGTTGGCCTCGGGAGGTGGTGTGACCGCTAAGCTAGTGGTGGGGGCGGATGGTGCCCGTTCCTGGGTACGTGAACACGCACAGCTTCCCTTGGTGCAGCGAGACTATGGTCACCATGCGGTGGTGGCGACGGTGCGTACGGCTGAACCGCACCAAGGGGTGGCACGGCAGGTGTTTACGCCGGATGGCCCCCTTGCTTTCTTACCGCTTTCAGACCCGCATTTATGTTCGATTGTTTGGTCTATCCCACCCGAGCAAGCGCGCGATTATGTCGCGATGGCTTCAGAGCCATTTAATCGGGCATTAACCGCCGCGTTTGATGCCAAGCTGGGGTTATGTGAGGTGGTAGGACCGCGCGCCAGCTATCCGCTTACCATGCGTTATGCGCAGAACTTTGCGGCAGAGCGTCTTGCGCTGGTCGGTGATGCCGCGCATACCATTCACCCATTGGCAGGACAAGGGGTGAACCTAGGGATGTTGGATGCCGCTGCGTTGGCGCAGACATTGGCGGCGCTTTCCGCCAAAGGGAAAGACATCGGTCACTATGCGGGGCTGCGTCATTATGAGCGCTGGCGCAAAGCAGAAGCCGTACAAATGATCGCTGCCATGCAAGGATTCCGAAGCTTGTTTGCAGGCGATAACCCCATGAAAAAGCTAATACGGGGCCTTGGCATGCGTGCGGTCAATCATCTACCAGGTGCGAAACAGCCTTTCATGGCACGCGCGTTAGGGTTGGAGGGAGACCTGCCTGAGCTAGCAAAGCCTGCCACGCGCACGGCGACTTTTTCATGA
- the rpoE gene encoding RNA polymerase sigma factor RpoE, translating into MGEQLTDQVLIERVQNGDKQAFNLLVVKYQNKVCNLIARYVGTHSGDIPDIAQEAFIKAYRALPGFRGESAFYTWLYRIAVNTAKNHLVAQGRRPPGSDIDADEAENYESGGSLKEISNPENLMLSDELRQVVFSTIETLPDDLRTAITLRELDGLSYEEIAQVMDCPVGTVRSRIFRAREAVEKRIRPLMKR; encoded by the coding sequence ATGGGCGAGCAGCTAACCGACCAGGTTCTAATAGAACGTGTACAGAATGGTGACAAGCAAGCTTTCAATCTGTTAGTCGTCAAATATCAGAATAAGGTATGTAACCTTATCGCCCGCTATGTAGGCACACACAGCGGTGATATTCCGGATATTGCGCAAGAGGCGTTTATTAAAGCCTATCGTGCACTGCCGGGGTTTCGTGGCGAAAGTGCGTTTTATACTTGGCTGTATCGCATTGCAGTGAATACCGCGAAGAACCATTTGGTGGCGCAAGGACGACGACCGCCAGGCAGTGATATTGATGCCGACGAAGCAGAAAATTACGAAAGTGGGGGTTCTTTAAAAGAAATATCGAACCCTGAAAACTTGATGTTGTCAGATGAATTGAGACAGGTGGTGTTTTCGACGATAGAAACACTGCCCGACGACTTAAGAACCGCAATTACCTTACGTGAGCTCGATGGGCTCAGCTATGAGGAAATTGCACAGGTAATGGATTGTCCAGTCGGTACGGTGCGGTCGCGTATTTTCCGAGCGCGTGAAGCGGTTGAAAAACGCATCCGACCACTGATGAAACGGTAA
- a CDS encoding aminoacyl-tRNA deacylase, giving the protein MNAGSNWQTPVTATLDSAHIGYQVLWQSQATQSIEDTAAQRGICASHMLKTMVLRDMGGRYAVACVPGDQQVSPPKVRQLLECRRMTLATEQQVQSVTGYVRGAVAPVGLSPELAVVFDERIWRYDTVTISSGDPHAGLWVKVSELITLCQPRCGDICRAQDG; this is encoded by the coding sequence GTGAACGCGGGTTCCAATTGGCAAACACCGGTGACGGCCACGCTAGACAGTGCCCATATCGGCTACCAAGTCTTGTGGCAGTCACAGGCAACTCAGTCGATAGAAGACACCGCTGCACAACGCGGTATTTGTGCGTCGCACATGCTCAAAACCATGGTGTTACGGGATATGGGCGGACGTTATGCGGTGGCCTGCGTACCAGGCGACCAACAAGTGAGCCCGCCTAAAGTCCGCCAGTTGCTGGAATGTCGGCGAATGACCCTCGCCACAGAGCAACAAGTGCAGAGCGTCACCGGCTATGTGCGAGGCGCAGTGGCGCCAGTAGGGTTATCGCCTGAGCTTGCGGTTGTGTTTGACGAGCGAATTTGGCGTTATGACACCGTCACAATCAGCAGTGGCGATCCTCACGCTGGTTTATGGGTGAAGGTGAGTGAGCTCATCACGCTTTGCCAGCCTCGATGCGGCGACATATGCCGCGCTCAAGACGGCTAG
- a CDS encoding succinate dehydrogenase assembly factor 2 yields MVNTEDKARVRWACRRGMLELDVLVMPYFEACYDTLNQQEKQDFVAFLESADPDLFAWLMGHGKPDDPKMKSVVDKVVAYNRSKLRT; encoded by the coding sequence ATGGTTAATACCGAGGATAAAGCGCGGGTTCGTTGGGCATGTCGCCGTGGCATGTTGGAGCTGGATGTGTTGGTAATGCCTTATTTTGAAGCCTGTTACGACACACTCAATCAGCAAGAAAAACAAGATTTTGTCGCATTTTTAGAAAGTGCTGATCCGGATCTGTTTGCCTGGTTGATGGGGCATGGTAAACCTGATGACCCCAAGATGAAGTCGGTCGTCGATAAGGTCGTTGCTTATAACCGAAGCAAGTTACGTACATAG
- the nadB gene encoding L-aspartate oxidase, producing MTTTTQEHQCDVLVIGSGAAGLSLALRLAPTHKVIVLSKGPLSEGATLYAQGGIAAVFDEQDSVESHVEDTQIAGAGICDTNVVDFIARNAKDCVQWLIDGGVPFDQEDSDDDTPRYHLTREGGHSHRRILHTADATGMAVQNSLQDNVRQHPNITLLERHNALDIITRKKVGLGGANHVLGAYIWNRNQEVVETVRTNYVVLATGGASKVYQYTSNPDVSSGDGIAMAWRAGCRVANLEFNQFHPTCLYHPDARNFLLTEALRGEGAHLKRPDGSRFMSDFDSRGELAPRDVVARAIDYEMKRLGADCMYLDISHKDPEFVIKHFPTIYEKLKQYGIDLTKEAIPIVPAAHYTCGGVMVDKNGTTDLPGLYAIGEVSYTGLHGANRMASNSLLECVVYAWSAAEHIQAHSDHIEPHTALPPWDESQVICSDEEVVIQHNWHELRLFMWDYMGIVRSTKRLERALRRIELLKQETHEYYANFRVSNNLLELRNLLQVAELMVRCAMQRKESRGLHYTIDYPEPNEQSGPTILTPDQPC from the coding sequence ATGACGACCACAACCCAAGAACATCAATGTGACGTGTTAGTCATCGGCAGTGGTGCCGCTGGCTTATCATTGGCGCTTCGCTTAGCGCCAACCCACAAGGTGATTGTATTAAGCAAAGGCCCGCTCAGCGAAGGGGCAACGCTTTACGCACAGGGCGGTATTGCCGCGGTGTTTGACGAGCAAGACTCGGTCGAGTCTCATGTCGAAGATACCCAAATTGCCGGCGCAGGTATCTGTGATACAAACGTGGTCGATTTTATTGCCCGCAACGCGAAAGATTGTGTGCAATGGTTAATCGATGGCGGTGTCCCGTTCGATCAAGAAGACAGCGATGATGACACCCCACGTTATCACCTCACCCGAGAGGGTGGTCATAGTCACCGACGCATTTTGCATACTGCAGATGCCACAGGCATGGCCGTGCAAAACTCTCTGCAAGACAATGTCCGTCAGCACCCAAATATCACCTTGCTCGAACGGCACAATGCGCTAGATATTATCACCCGTAAAAAAGTTGGCTTAGGTGGCGCTAACCACGTGCTTGGGGCTTACATCTGGAACCGAAACCAAGAAGTGGTTGAAACTGTGCGCACTAACTATGTGGTGCTTGCGACAGGCGGCGCATCCAAAGTGTACCAATATACGTCCAATCCAGATGTATCATCCGGTGATGGCATCGCCATGGCATGGCGAGCAGGCTGTCGCGTCGCCAACCTGGAATTTAACCAGTTTCACCCAACTTGCCTCTATCACCCTGATGCGCGCAACTTTTTGCTCACTGAAGCGTTGCGCGGTGAAGGCGCGCACCTTAAACGCCCAGATGGCTCGCGGTTTATGTCAGACTTCGACTCACGTGGCGAGCTTGCCCCTCGTGATGTGGTGGCCCGCGCGATTGACTACGAGATGAAGCGCCTTGGCGCTGACTGTATGTATCTCGACATCAGCCACAAAGATCCAGAGTTTGTGATCAAACATTTTCCAACCATCTACGAAAAGCTCAAGCAATACGGCATCGATCTGACCAAAGAAGCGATCCCTATTGTCCCTGCCGCCCACTACACGTGCGGTGGCGTGATGGTGGATAAAAACGGCACCACAGACTTACCCGGCTTATACGCGATTGGGGAAGTGAGCTACACCGGCTTACATGGCGCCAACCGTATGGCATCTAACTCGCTGCTGGAGTGCGTGGTGTATGCATGGTCAGCTGCGGAACATATTCAAGCGCACTCAGATCATATCGAGCCTCATACTGCCCTGCCGCCATGGGATGAAAGCCAGGTGATTTGTTCCGATGAAGAAGTGGTGATCCAGCATAACTGGCATGAGTTACGTCTTTTTATGTGGGATTACATGGGCATTGTCCGTTCGACCAAACGGTTAGAACGCGCGTTGCGCCGCATCGAATTACTTAAGCAAGAAACACACGAATACTACGCCAATTTCCGGGTCTCAAATAACCTATTGGAATTACGTAACTTGCTACAAGTGGCGGAGTTAATGGTTCGCTGCGCGATGCAACGAAAAGAAAGTCGTGGGCTGCACTACACCATTGATTACCCAGAGCCTAACGAGCAATCCGGCCCTACCATATTAACCCCGGATCAGCCCTGTTAG
- a CDS encoding DUF1107 domain-containing protein, translated as MRVFNRYSPKLVAKHVTRLFSGRVYIAGRGRFDFDNGWLKPPEHATISHYKTVKEVNSFIRDVYQEAIGEPEDRRSLPASR; from the coding sequence ATGCGCGTTTTTAATCGCTACTCACCCAAGCTTGTCGCTAAACATGTCACACGATTATTCTCGGGTCGCGTTTATATTGCAGGAAGAGGCCGGTTTGATTTTGATAATGGTTGGTTAAAACCACCAGAGCACGCCACCATCAGCCACTACAAAACCGTGAAAGAGGTGAATAGCTTTATTCGAGATGTTTATCAAGAAGCCATTGGTGAGCCTGAAGATCGCCGGTCGTTGCCCGCCTCTCGCTAA
- the ygfZ gene encoding tRNA-modifying protein YgfZ — translation MSEWYQSVAFQPADTQPSDQQPELAIVALDNWALTKVSGDDTKSYLQGQLTCDIASLGEDESTLAAHCDPKGKVWSVLRFFHFQDGLAMVQPASIEATQLQEVKKYAIFSKIAFEKVDVVLLGIVGAQADKWVAEHVGSQGNVRQGQSGTAVCIAPNRWLLAVDTDTASEFVNQGQATLLTHEYWDKYDIDAALPRIEQATSGEFIPQSLNLQALNAISFTKGCYTGQETVARAKYRGMNKRAMYKLSGHADHTPVAGDKIERAVGDNWRSGGTVIAGYREANGRATVLAVLPNNLDDDTAFRLAESPSHAWQRDPLPYSLEDND, via the coding sequence ATGAGCGAATGGTATCAAAGCGTGGCCTTTCAGCCCGCGGACACACAGCCTAGTGACCAACAACCCGAACTTGCTATTGTCGCCCTAGATAACTGGGCGCTCACCAAAGTAAGTGGCGACGATACAAAAAGCTACTTGCAAGGTCAGCTTACTTGCGACATTGCAAGCCTTGGTGAGGACGAATCAACCCTTGCGGCTCATTGCGACCCCAAAGGTAAAGTCTGGTCGGTGCTGCGCTTTTTCCACTTCCAAGACGGACTGGCCATGGTGCAACCAGCGTCAATTGAAGCCACCCAGCTACAAGAAGTGAAAAAATACGCCATTTTTTCAAAGATTGCGTTTGAAAAAGTCGATGTCGTGTTGCTCGGTATTGTTGGCGCACAGGCAGACAAGTGGGTGGCTGAGCACGTTGGTTCTCAAGGTAACGTTCGCCAAGGGCAATCAGGCACCGCGGTGTGCATTGCGCCAAACCGCTGGTTACTCGCCGTGGATACTGACACTGCCTCTGAGTTTGTCAATCAAGGCCAAGCGACATTGCTGACCCATGAATACTGGGACAAATACGACATTGATGCCGCCTTACCGCGTATCGAACAGGCCACCAGCGGCGAGTTCATCCCTCAATCGTTAAACTTGCAAGCGCTGAATGCCATTAGCTTTACCAAAGGCTGCTACACCGGCCAAGAAACCGTCGCGCGAGCCAAGTACCGAGGCATGAATAAGCGTGCGATGTACAAACTCAGCGGTCACGCCGACCATACACCGGTCGCAGGGGATAAAATTGAGCGTGCGGTGGGCGACAATTGGCGTTCTGGAGGGACGGTAATCGCTGGCTACCGAGAAGCAAATGGCCGTGCCACGGTATTGGCTGTACTGCCAAACAACCTGGATGACGACACCGCTTTCCGCCTCGCCGAGTCGCCATCACACGCTTGGCAACGCGATCCACTACCTTATTCACTTGAGGATAATGATTAA
- a CDS encoding GNAT family N-acetyltransferase, which produces MNIVSLSTLNPDYVAQQVSETFTHSEGADTGEVIRQLVDKLLGETPCEDCHGWGLIDGERLVGAVFFSRLTYPHTDKVALLSPMAIHPDYQRQGHGKALIRAGLQQLRTLDYQAVMTYGDPAFYTQLGFHAADPTEIVPPHRLSYPHGWLAQSLTNSDLPALGSKPCCVAAFNQADLW; this is translated from the coding sequence ATGAACATCGTCTCTCTATCGACCCTTAATCCCGATTACGTGGCGCAACAGGTCAGTGAAACGTTCACGCATAGTGAGGGGGCCGACACCGGTGAAGTCATCCGACAATTGGTGGATAAGCTGCTCGGTGAAACGCCCTGTGAAGACTGTCATGGTTGGGGGCTAATTGACGGTGAGCGGTTAGTGGGCGCTGTCTTTTTCTCACGGTTGACCTACCCGCATACGGACAAGGTTGCGCTGCTCTCCCCGATGGCTATCCACCCGGATTATCAGCGTCAAGGACATGGAAAAGCATTGATTCGCGCCGGGCTTCAACAGTTACGCACATTGGATTACCAGGCGGTGATGACCTACGGGGATCCTGCTTTCTACACCCAGCTAGGGTTTCACGCTGCCGACCCTACCGAGATCGTGCCACCACATCGATTAAGCTACCCACACGGTTGGCTGGCCCAGTCGCTTACTAACAGTGACTTGCCGGCATTAGGCTCCAAACCGTGCTGCGTAGCGGCCTTTAACCAAGCGGATTTGTGGTAG
- a CDS encoding LysR family transcriptional regulator, with product MAQKQWRKYDLNLLVTFVTLMETRSVTRAAERLSLGQSAMSHSLSRLRAMLDDPLFERRGHQMVPTARALDIAPKINALLDSLATDVLTPPAFEPIHFDGQIRLGLTDYAELIFAPALFDTLNQQLPLAQLSLRPVDRRQCLDAIKNDDVYAVIGVIPDNSDILDSQVLYREQHVCLFDPQSTGLDAPISLADFVATPHALVSTHGQLSSPIDASLEALGYHRQVVMGSQRFLTVRQLLKGRQLLCTVPELMARLDTFNDANHLVFSPPPIEVPGFDIGLAWRHQASGHPKMQWLIDQITTIVDKRVASLKASSTLSHWQKET from the coding sequence ATGGCGCAAAAACAATGGCGTAAATATGACCTTAATTTGTTAGTGACGTTTGTCACCTTGATGGAAACCCGCAGTGTGACTCGCGCAGCGGAGCGATTATCCCTCGGTCAATCAGCGATGAGCCATAGCTTGTCACGATTACGTGCGATGCTTGACGACCCCTTGTTTGAGCGACGTGGACACCAGATGGTACCCACTGCACGGGCGTTGGATATTGCCCCGAAGATAAACGCCTTGCTGGATAGTCTCGCCACGGATGTACTCACCCCGCCTGCCTTTGAGCCCATCCATTTTGACGGCCAAATTCGCCTGGGGCTTACCGACTATGCTGAGCTTATCTTCGCACCTGCGTTATTCGACACCCTCAACCAACAGCTTCCCTTAGCACAACTTAGCTTGCGCCCCGTTGACCGTCGTCAGTGCTTAGATGCGATTAAAAATGATGATGTCTATGCGGTGATCGGAGTCATCCCGGACAACAGCGATATTCTCGACAGCCAGGTATTATATCGCGAGCAACACGTGTGTCTGTTTGACCCTCAAAGTACAGGACTGGATGCGCCCATCAGCTTGGCTGATTTTGTTGCCACACCGCACGCCTTGGTAAGCACACACGGCCAGCTCTCTAGCCCAATCGATGCGAGCCTAGAAGCGCTAGGCTACCATCGACAAGTGGTGATGGGATCGCAGCGCTTTTTGACTGTGAGGCAGTTGCTAAAAGGGCGACAACTATTATGCACCGTGCCAGAGCTTATGGCGCGGCTTGATACCTTCAACGATGCTAATCACCTGGTATTCAGCCCGCCCCCTATAGAGGTACCAGGCTTTGATATTGGCCTAGCATGGCGACATCAAGCGAGCGGTCATCCCAAAATGCAGTGGCTCATTGATCAGATCACCACCATTGTCGACAAGCGCGTGGCTTCCCTAAAAGCGTCATCAACCCTGTCTCACTGGCAAAAGGAAACCTAA
- a CDS encoding methyl-accepting chemotaxis protein, protein MNIKQKLLSLTVMSVLALLAVAAVAWKAETRLQKMHTQLTTVSDLEVILLNLRRNEKDFLARMDPKYLSRFDNNVDAFNQLLSDFRARSASLGLQTATIDKVKSAMKGYANGFRDLSKGYQTLGLTPEQGIRGQMQNASNKMVAASKNDIVLESSARLLAADAKLFVQSSNLDYIDEYQSQMQELEDYLRGDLLALFQAHQAQVDKIVAQKKTLGLAADKGLLGQIRGKTHQVEEMFDVLSQEYEQAVEQALRQTVTFTGSVVVILALMMTVISLWMNRGIQQRIYRFSEQMAAITQQRDLTLRADEDGRDEISLMAKDVNQMLTSVQQMVVDVSRAVQALNQSAEQVESRTEETGAAMATQLDETTHAATAMNEMESTIRDIAGNTDQAADNARTSLSRAENGQKVVDDTKAMIMTLAETLSNTSNEVLELSKLSETIGSVLDVIKDISEQTNLLALNAAIEAARAGEQGRGFAVVADEVRQLATRTRESTDEISGIITSLQEQTQSVSERMEQSREDGETSVGKVEAASQELSQIMEDMQNIMDMSTHIATAIEQQSSVAKEVNQNVHNIQDIAQNSTERANQNREAAHKVAEEAAHLERAVREFKSE, encoded by the coding sequence ATGAATATTAAACAAAAACTCTTGTCACTCACCGTGATGTCGGTGCTAGCACTGCTTGCGGTTGCCGCCGTTGCATGGAAAGCGGAAACGCGGCTACAAAAAATGCACACGCAGTTAACGACGGTCTCTGATCTTGAAGTCATACTGCTTAACTTACGCCGCAATGAGAAAGACTTTCTCGCGCGCATGGACCCCAAGTACCTCTCCCGTTTTGATAACAACGTTGATGCGTTCAATCAGCTGCTGAGTGATTTCCGCGCCCGCAGTGCTTCGCTGGGTCTGCAAACAGCGACCATTGATAAAGTGAAGAGTGCGATGAAAGGGTATGCCAATGGCTTTCGCGACCTGAGTAAGGGCTACCAAACATTGGGGTTAACTCCTGAGCAGGGGATCCGCGGACAGATGCAAAACGCGAGCAACAAAATGGTAGCGGCAAGCAAAAATGACATTGTGCTTGAGAGTAGCGCCCGCTTATTAGCCGCAGATGCCAAACTGTTTGTACAAAGCAGCAACCTTGACTACATCGACGAATACCAGAGTCAAATGCAAGAGCTCGAAGATTACCTTCGTGGTGACTTGCTGGCTTTGTTTCAAGCGCATCAGGCGCAAGTGGACAAGATTGTCGCCCAGAAAAAGACATTAGGGTTAGCGGCAGATAAAGGCCTACTGGGGCAAATTCGTGGCAAAACGCACCAAGTGGAAGAGATGTTTGATGTGTTAAGTCAAGAATATGAGCAGGCCGTTGAGCAAGCTTTGCGCCAGACAGTGACGTTTACCGGCTCAGTGGTAGTGATCCTTGCATTGATGATGACAGTGATTTCCTTGTGGATGAACCGTGGCATTCAACAACGTATTTATCGATTTAGTGAGCAAATGGCTGCCATCACGCAGCAGCGCGATCTGACCTTACGCGCGGATGAAGATGGGCGCGATGAGATCTCATTGATGGCCAAAGACGTCAACCAAATGCTCACCAGTGTGCAACAAATGGTGGTCGACGTAAGCCGTGCGGTGCAAGCGCTGAATCAAAGTGCAGAGCAGGTGGAATCTCGCACCGAGGAAACAGGCGCTGCCATGGCCACCCAATTAGATGAAACCACTCATGCGGCGACAGCGATGAATGAAATGGAAAGCACCATTCGTGATATCGCGGGCAACACGGATCAAGCAGCAGATAATGCGCGCACCAGCTTAAGCCGTGCGGAGAACGGGCAAAAAGTGGTCGATGATACCAAAGCGATGATCATGACACTGGCAGAAACCCTCAGTAACACCAGTAATGAGGTGCTTGAGCTGAGTAAGCTGTCTGAGACCATTGGCTCGGTGCTGGATGTGATTAAAGATATCTCCGAGCAAACCAACTTGCTGGCGCTTAACGCGGCGATTGAAGCGGCGCGGGCCGGCGAGCAAGGGCGTGGCTTTGCGGTGGTCGCTGATGAAGTGCGACAGCTGGCGACCCGTACTCGCGAATCGACCGATGAAATTTCTGGCATTATCACCTCGTTGCAAGAGCAAACCCAGTCGGTGTCCGAACGCATGGAGCAAAGCCGAGAAGATGGTGAAACATCCGTGGGTAAGGTAGAGGCGGCTTCGCAAGAGCTGTCGCAAATCATGGAAGATATGCAGAATATCATGGATATGAGCACCCACATTGCTACCGCAATAGAGCAGCAGAGCTCGGTGGCGAAGGAAGTCAATCAGAACGTGCACAACATTCAAGATATCGCGCAAAACAGCACGGAACGAGCGAACCAAAATCGCGAAGCGGCACACAAGGTGGCTGAAGAAGCGGCGCACCTTGAGCGTGCGGTGAGAGAGTTTAAAAGCGAATAA
- a CDS encoding RseA family anti-sigma factor, whose protein sequence is MTDREKISALLDGELVDTSVIHDIERDDNAQQTWSDFSTIRDVMRGDAPSSLQWNIADSVASALEAEPAYHGDHLDSNVLPMHEAQPRPEKARRHLPGWLQQLTQVSVAACVSLAVIVGVQQYNQSESSSPVASTQTQPPVLETIPFAGAAEPVSLSRNDLRATPSEAELMEQRRRVNAMLKDYELQLRLNKDRLSDHQTMAPSTSSNKQ, encoded by the coding sequence ATGACGGATAGAGAAAAAATTTCAGCGTTGTTGGATGGCGAATTAGTGGATACCTCAGTGATCCACGACATTGAGCGAGATGATAACGCACAACAGACTTGGAGTGATTTTAGCACCATTCGCGATGTGATGCGTGGTGATGCTCCTAGCTCGTTGCAATGGAACATTGCCGATTCTGTGGCGTCCGCGCTGGAAGCAGAACCTGCTTATCATGGTGATCACCTTGATAGTAATGTGCTACCGATGCACGAGGCGCAACCGCGTCCGGAAAAAGCGCGTCGTCACTTACCAGGGTGGCTGCAACAGCTGACGCAAGTAAGCGTCGCTGCCTGTGTCTCGCTGGCAGTGATTGTCGGTGTGCAGCAGTATAACCAGTCTGAATCGAGCTCGCCGGTGGCCAGTACCCAAACCCAACCACCAGTACTCGAAACCATTCCTTTTGCCGGTGCTGCTGAACCCGTGAGTTTGAGCCGTAATGATTTGCGTGCCACGCCCTCGGAGGCAGAACTGATGGAGCAGCGTCGTCGCGTCAATGCAATGCTCAAAGACTATGAATTGCAGCTGCGCTTGAATAAGGATAGGCTGTCTGATCATCAGACTATGGCACCGTCGACAAGCAGTAATAAACAATGA
- the gcvH gene encoding glycine cleavage system protein GcvH, which translates to MPSELKFTATHEWVRPEGEGLYTIGISDHAQALLGDMVFIDLPDEDDTFDAGDDCAVAESVKAASDIYAPISGQVVAVNEELDSTPELVNSDPYGDGWLFQIQATDESEIDSLLDAQSYEETLGDQDAD; encoded by the coding sequence ATCCCATCTGAATTAAAGTTTACCGCCACACACGAATGGGTGCGCCCCGAGGGGGAAGGCCTATACACCATTGGTATTTCCGATCATGCCCAGGCGCTTTTGGGGGACATGGTGTTTATTGATTTACCCGACGAGGACGACACCTTTGATGCGGGTGATGATTGTGCTGTCGCGGAGTCAGTTAAAGCGGCTTCGGATATTTATGCGCCAATATCTGGTCAGGTCGTGGCGGTTAATGAAGAGTTGGACAGCACACCTGAGCTAGTTAACAGTGACCCTTATGGTGACGGTTGGCTGTTCCAGATCCAAGCAACGGATGAGTCAGAGATTGACAGCTTGCTTGACGCGCAAAGCTATGAAGAAACGCTAGGTGACCAAGACGCCGATTAA